The sequence aagggttgatttcctgtgacatatggttaaaatatactgtcatgaattttgtttgagatcgaagctcgactagtcgttcgaaattattaattaccatgggattcagcacctcacatcttattagcaggcgtgatgaaagctcccaaaatcgatcttttaatggaagaactcccgccagaacttcaagactcattgtatgtgtcgaatgcatgcaccctaaagcaattcgcaaacaacgatactgaattcgctccagtttgataatatgagagtttgcagcggaacgaaagcaaacgcatccatattccatcactgaaagtatcgttgtctgatacaattttattagatcttccggatgagcaccccaccaagatcctgttattgttcgaagaaaatttactctttgttggcattttgttatcagaaacctaatgtgtcctccccacgtgcatttggaatcgaaccacaccccgaggtatttaaaagttaaaacctgttggatcattcttcccatcatatgaagctgaagctgcgcgggatcatgctttcttgaaaagacgactaactctgttttctccgcagagaattcgataccaagatgaacagcccaatcggacaagttatctaaggtatcttgcaatggtttatgcagatcaatagctttgggtccagtaactgaaaccacaccatcatctgccaattgtcttagtgtacatggggttactagacagctgtcaatgtcatttacgtaaaaattatagaggagcggactgacgctttgtacattgattgcagttgatagttggttagatggtgaaggtgtttttgaaacaggagcactgcattcactagtttccgttgttgagcggttgtccttgtttttgtttgttttgttagttttcgcagtttcagtgcaaggtttgccgtagtgtgcaggtattaccgttcttgcatatacttcctcttacacttcactcacagatcatctcacccatcaggcctgaaaacgacacaacctcacaaaatgaactggatgaacatcgtttgacagctataagTGGTTTGCGCACATGTTCagtctatattattttattctattttataATATTGCATTTCATTCCACTATATTatatggtacacaaaccaccaataaacgtcaaagttgGACTGCATTTACCGTTCGTTTGATGTCATCGTGtggaacccaattgggatacgttcacttcatttaatttccacttcacactggtaataagggccggtagtatgaaaatgaaacagagctcagttaagccctaccggcctctccaaagcccggatgtttggagcgtaatgcaatcaacatcttattcaagtcgttccgtaTTACATTCATTAAATACAATAATTAAGCTAAAGCTGCaacatataacacatggatcaataagtcccgagactaacaatggaaacaacatttttttgcaaattttctttttattcaTCAAGCCCGTAAATgtcgtcacgagacgccactggtgaGATCCATTggagaaaatatgaccactatttcctgtgcctccggaatcggaaactgggattcagggtagccgaaatcagtttgtttggccgtctactgataatgactatcgagcgGAGTAGTTttgggatcagtttggattttttttttcgtttttttgtttcatccCTCTAAGTGATGGTAGAAAAGTTTTTACACATTTtcccctataattccgaaaccagaagtcggatctacaTGAAATCCACAAGCTTTGTGAAAGACcatgagaccattcatttgaatctatgtttgtggaagtcggtcacgccatctctgagaaaaaatagtacacatattttgatttttttggacattttacaccataactccgaaaccggaagtcagatccaaacaaaaataaggaattttgtatggactacaagaccttttatttaaatctaggtttgtgaaaatcggttcagcgcgcgcgatacattttgcgtactcgacgaactgagtcgaatggtatatggaactcggcactccgggcctcggttcaaaagtcagttttcacagtgttttcataacatttctatatgagaatggcaaaaaggGTTTCCCCAGGACTTCTCACATGACAATGGCACGAAGATGGAACATCCAGATAGATTTTTTTGCTTGTTTTCTTTTGAAAAACAACGCAAAACTATTTCCTAGTCGGATTGGCTGTCATCCCATCTTGACATAGgcctacattatattatatttccaAATGGTGAaacgtttattttttgttttttatttcatttcgcaCATCGAACAACTTTGGTGCGGTGTTCCTTAGAATCCTACTAACACTATTCTGGGTAATGATAAATAACTGCAATATAATTGTTAGAAATTGATGCCTATTAGTTGAATGTCACATATAGTGTTTACAAGTATACAGTTCAGAGGATCCAAtaaataatagtaatagtagcATAAACTGTTTGGACTATACAACAAAACTTGTGATTCAAGCATGTTTTTTTCTCCATTTaatcaagtttgttaaaaatattaaacaTACCTAAATCATTTAAAGTGTAATTTGACACCGAAATATTATAGATAAGAGGAATAATCTAAAAAGCTTACCACGAACGGAGCTGAAATGGCATTCGGGTTTATGGTCGGACTCTCCGACGAAATCAGTACAGAGATACAAGCGTGAAAACAAAAAGCAGTCACTATCGAACCTACCAACCGGCTCACAGTCCGATCCGAGGTGGAGCACTGACTTTGAGCACCTCGGCGTCGTCACCGCGCACAGTTCGATTCATTCTTCGATCATAACGGCATTCGGAAGTTTTCACTGATTCCCGTTCGCTTATGACGGTATCACAACGGGGGCATCTCAGTTTGGTCGAATTGTTGGTTTGACTGGCAGGCGATTCTACGGTCGTCGTACAGAAACGACTGGCACAATCCTGGTGAAGTGCGTGACCACAATTTCCAAACACAACGATGGGATCCTTTGAAGCATTGTACAGCTTCGATCGGCAAATGATGCACTTGATCGATTTCACGCAGAGACCTTTCCGAGCGAATCGTAGATCCCGTTGAAGAACCGAGTGCAAATCTTTACCGAGAATGCGAGAAGTCGTCTCTAGCAAAACGGTTTCGTAGGCCGAGTTTGATAGCATGCCGATGAGAACATGCTTAATATCACCGAAATTACCGGTTTTTGTTCCCGATGTCAGTACCAGTTGGACCAGCTTAGCCAGATCGACAAACTCGCTGGCCGAGGTGAGAATGTTTTTCGTTATCTGAGTCAAATCACTTCGGGAGAGCACAATCTTTAGCAAAGAAAACCAAAGCTCTTCACGTTCCGCCTCTGAAAGTAGTGCGGAAGCGCGAATACATAGACCGGAAACCTGTGAAAGATGAATGTTGGTTGCGGTTCGAATTCTCTTAGAAGCAGAATGAAATCCTACCTGTAGGGCACACATCTCGGCAGTACTCTCCGGGGCATCTTTCAGTGCTTCCACTGCAATTTCGTATGCCGACTGATAATCACCTTGCTTCTCGTACAAATATATCAACGCTGTGCTCATGCCATGACTTCTAATAGTGCTGACAGCGAAATCCAACCGGTAGGAgtcattcgatttcaaaaattcgaTCACTTCTTCCGGTTGATACTGGCACAAAAGCTGCAGGTATTTTTCACAATCTCGTGTTTCAAGCTGAACCGATTGTTTCAAAAGTTGTCTGAGAAACAGAAACAATTTCTCGGGTGTGTCCACTAGCAGTTCCAGAAAGTTATTCAGATGTCTCATGAACAGCTCAGTTATAATTCTGGTTGTTTGTTCGACGTTGATATCCAGAATACGCTTGAAGTTCCGCTTTAGTAAAGGCAAAATTTGTCTTCTCGAATCCTCCCAGTACTGGGAGATGTACGAAAATAACTCGTTATATCTAAATTCGTCCAAAAGGTAACAGTCAAATATTTCCTCATATTGACCTAATTCTTCCAAAATAAACTCCGTTACTCGGTAGCACTTGCTTTGGCGTGAAATTCGTAACAATTCTTCATTCGAGATGTGACTGAGACAATTGGAACGTAACAACTCAAGCCAGGTTTGTTCCTGTTCGGAATGTTCTCTTCGGGACATTCCCGCATCTTCCCTCTCATGACTTTGCCTGGTCAAATAGGTAACCACTCTTTCTAGTAGTAAATCATTTTCCGGCAGCAGTCGGGTTGCTATTTGTTGGGCAATGAAATTCAGCAGACAGCCAATCTGTGACCAGGTGGCATACTCAGGAGTTAGAATCTCTATCAGAATATTAATGATTCGCTGGCGCTGGGAAAGACCAAGCTCACCGTTGAATTCTTTCTCCTGGAATGCAAGCGAAATTACGTTTAACGTTTCTCTAGTATCAAAATTCAAAAGTGTGCGCAAATAAGGATACGGTAGTTCTCCTTCGGAAGCTAGTTTCGAGTGTACTACGGTGAGACAGCGCAAAACCTCGTGTTTCACCGTGGCAATCATCTCCGGTGTAATATCCCCGGTGGGATAGCCCCGTCCAGCGAGACAACTGGATACGTACACCAGCAGGCAGTTCCCCAGGTGATGCGGGTCGTCTTCGTTATTGTCGTTTATCAGAGGAATCAGATCGGTCAGTGATACGGTATAATCACCCAGCGCTTTCGTGTTGAGATACATCTGTGCTCGGTACATTTTCTCCTTCCTGCAGATCGTTAGTACCTGATGCAAATCCAAACATTGCCAGTCGAGTTTGAGTATCAAATTTTCCAATCGTGCGATGAACCGTTTACGCCAGAATAAATCGCACAACACTTGAGCCACCGCCGGAGCGATCGAATCCAGCTCATCGTTTTCAATGTGTTTCGCTATGATGATCAAATATTGATCCGGCGTTGCTAGACGGTCGTACAAATCCTGCCATAGAGGATTCCTGCGTTTGAATAAACAAGCAAGTCGTTAGGATAGTCctgtcaaaatctgtgaaaacaaaaactcacttttcatTGATCTCGATCAAACAGGCCACCATCGCTTCCAGGCAAACATCGGGTGTTTTCCTTGTGGACGCTAAGTATTCATCGAACATGCGAAGAATCCTTTCTTTCGCCACCGTTTGACGTCGATGTCTACCAGCCGCTGCCCTGTAGCCTTCCACGGCCAGTTCGATCGCTTCGTCCCATCGTTGCATCGAAGTCAAATATGATATCCGATCACTCCAGGCCCTTGCGCTGACTGCGTGCATACTTTTTCCTGCAAGCAAATAAAGCTGATTCCCATGAGAGACTACCGTGTTGTAACAAGCCGAGCCACCGGCTAGGGCAAGTGCAGGACTGACATTGCCTCCGGTGGCTAAACCTTTGAACTGGGCCGAATTGTACATCAGACCAACGTTGGTCAACTCGATCGATTCTAGTTCTTTGTTGGTTCGCACATCCGATAGATGCAATACTTCCATTGTGTCCATGCAGGCAATCGTTTTTGGCCCAAGCCAATGCAGTGCCAACAGTCTATAATTAAGCTGGATGTGTcttagaaaaattagtgaaattcgACCACTGCAGTAACTAATTTGATGGAAGTAAAGATCAGCTCCTCGTGCGGCAGCCAGGACGGGATCAACGGTCCGAGATGAATCGGCCGCTTGAATTAGAACCATTTGCCAGGCCAATAATGGTAAGCAATCCGGATAGCTAGccatcggatgaaatttgaccaCTTTCAGTCTGGGTCGGATCATCACGACGAAAAACTTACTCAACGTGGCCAATGCAACGAGGGTATAATTTTTCAAGGAATGTTCTTCGTCACCAAGCAACAATGGTTCTATTGTACAAACTTCTCCACGGGCACCACTGAACAGACAGCGTGAATCACAGCCTCGTATCCCAAGCCGTCTGGTAAAACTCAAACTCCATACCGAACCACCCGAATCGGAGCACAACGCCAGGGCCGGTTTATTAGTCCACTTCAAATGCAACACTCCCGTATTCGGAGTGATAACTTCGTTCAAGGTTCGAATAACATCCCCTGTAAGCGTATCGATCATAAGAATACTCCCTCTGGCAAATCCAGCCAGCAATCTTGTGTTATCCTCGTTGAAAGCCAGTGCCGAAACGGCCCCTTGAGAGATTCCATCCTGGCAgcaccatttcaaagtttgcgtACACTCAAACGCTAGGATATGTCCGTGAGAGGTACCAACGGCAATCATTCGGGAAACCGTGCAAGATGTAGCCAGTCCAGCATCAACTCGATCGACGGCAGATGTAAGCTGTGCGGTTACCCCTAACAGCACAACATGCCGTAGTATCGATTCCATTCGCATGTAATCGTCGCATAGCGATGGAGTGGGTGTTGATCCCAAATCTCCACGAACATAATCGCTCGCTGTGGCTCCGGAAGTTGTCGAAGCACCATCCACGATGCATCTTCCCAGGGCAGAAGCACTATCCAAATCACTATCAATCTCACTTAGGACACTTTCCAGCGTCGGTAATTGATCAACAACCGGTAGGGAATACTCTTCATCGTCCAgctaaaatgaaatattttttcagtaACCACTCAAAAGTATACTTGATAAGGCTTATCAATTGGTGCTGCTGCCTACCTCCTCTATATCAAGCTGCAGTGATTCGGCAAGCAGACTGTCATTTGAACCATGATCCGAATCTAGCAGCGAGTGTAAAGACGGTGCTTTCAAATTATTCATCGTTTTATCTGTTCTTGATCGCACATTAACATGCCATCATCAGAACTAGTCAGTTGctattatttttccggaaaaacagCACCGAAATTTTTATCACACGTACTTTGTTTTTCTTTCTGGCACGATAAAAGTGAAATTTATTAAATGCACGCTTCCTTGTAGCTATCCAAAATTGGGTCGCAAGTTTTCCAATTTTAGTAAAaccacccgcatacgcatggctgccagacggctgactaaacgctgccagctggaaaaatatagctggcagacattctggtgaccgactgcctcaccgctggcagttatacaactcaaacgatacaaccgtatccaccaggatttttccacattgaaatctttgacattttcagcgaaggtgagaagataaaaacgctcggctaacttagatacaggcgacattgttttgtcaaataggatttgacaaccgtcactgaatcaattttggtagccgtctggtggccatggctgcccaggtagccaaaacgctatgcgggcaaTTTTCACCAACTATCCAAATCCCTCTCCATAaatatacactcagaaaaatagtatggtaactgttactatatagagggccaacttgaccatgagcgtatagtggttttcagccgactatgtAATCacatgatttcaacaatagtcaagttcatgtttactatgaatggtatcagctctagaatagtaatattgaacagtgtattgtatgaataactaatacgattgagattgttagcctaaccatgaccgaatattttttttacattgtaaTTTTTGCTATAACCAGTGTCAtgatatttttgacatttcacttctagttattttgaaactagaagcagtggttgattcaacaatgctgaagatcagcaaaacatgagctaatgttgaaaagttttatgaatttaaattctaaaataagaacaacaaaataatttcattaaactctattttattttcgcatcaaatcaaatgataatataCCTGGTGAAATATTGCTTAACATTGCTTGATAGCATCAGTTGATCCAAGGCTCTGTCCGGTGGAGTTTTTCCTAAAGCAGGAATTGGCAGCAGAAAAGAAATTattagccaagtccagatgcaaacctcgataccgattttccgtcggattcgagcgaaatgaatccgggaatcaaatgataatcttcct comes from Malaya genurostris strain Urasoe2022 chromosome 3, Malgen_1.1, whole genome shotgun sequence and encodes:
- the LOC131436601 gene encoding vacuolar protein sorting-associated protein 8 homolog, with amino-acid sequence MNNLKAPSLHSLLDSDHGSNDSLLAESLQLDIEELDDEEYSLPVVDQLPTLESVLSEIDSDLDSASALGRCIVDGASTTSGATASDYVRGDLGSTPTPSLCDDYMRMESILRHVVLLGVTAQLTSAVDRVDAGLATSCTVSRMIAVGTSHGHILAFECTQTLKWCCQDGISQGAVSALAFNEDNTRLLAGFARGSILMIDTLTGDVIRTLNEVITPNTGVLHLKWTNKPALALCSDSGGSVWSLSFTRRLGIRGCDSRCLFSGARGEVCTIEPLLLGDEEHSLKNYTLVALATLSKFFVVMIRPRLKVVKFHPMASYPDCLPLLAWQMVLIQAADSSRTVDPVLAAARGADLYFHQISYCSGRISLIFLRHIQLNYRLLALHWLGPKTIACMDTMEVLHLSDVRTNKELESIELTNVGLMYNSAQFKGLATGGNVSPALALAGGSACYNTVVSHGNQLYLLAGKSMHAVSARAWSDRISYLTSMQRWDEAIELAVEGYRAAAGRHRRQTVAKERILRMFDEYLASTRKTPDVCLEAMVACLIEINEKNPLWQDLYDRLATPDQYLIIIAKHIENDELDSIAPAVAQVLCDLFWRKRFIARLENLILKLDWQCLDLHQVLTICRKEKMYRAQMYLNTKALGDYTVSLTDLIPLINDNNEDDPHHLGNCLLVYVSSCLAGRGYPTGDITPEMIATVKHEVLRCLTVVHSKLASEGELPYPYLRTLLNFDTRETLNVISLAFQEKEFNGELGLSQRQRIINILIEILTPEYATWSQIGCLLNFIAQQIATRLLPENDLLLERVVTYLTRQSHEREDAGMSRREHSEQEQTWLELLRSNCLSHISNEELLRISRQSKCYRVTEFILEELGQYEEIFDCYLLDEFRYNELFSYISQYWEDSRRQILPLLKRNFKRILDINVEQTTRIITELFMRHLNNFLELLVDTPEKLFLFLRQLLKQSVQLETRDCEKYLQLLCQYQPEEVIEFLKSNDSYRLDFAVSTIRSHGMSTALIYLYEKQGDYQSAYEIAVEALKDAPESTAEMCALQVSGLCIRASALLSEAEREELWFSLLKIVLSRSDLTQITKNILTSASEFVDLAKLVQLVLTSGTKTGNFGDIKHVLIGMLSNSAYETVLLETTSRILGKDLHSVLQRDLRFARKGLCVKSIKCIICRSKLYNASKDPIVVFGNCGHALHQDCASRFCTTTVESPASQTNNSTKLRCPRCDTVISERESVKTSECRYDRRMNRTVRGDDAEVLKVSAPPRIGL